In the Dioscorea cayenensis subsp. rotundata cultivar TDr96_F1 chromosome 12, TDr96_F1_v2_PseudoChromosome.rev07_lg8_w22 25.fasta, whole genome shotgun sequence genome, one interval contains:
- the LOC120274070 gene encoding cell number regulator 5: MASESELFLCSSFSRSNPNEPRKKERMKAEGGYVPPQYIPLQQEDNEFESNVVDVSQPSQHLASRPDPVQWSSGICACCDDMPSCCIGTFFPCFLFAKNAEFLGSGTLAGSCMTHLVLWGLVNSLCCLCTGGILFGLTGSVVACYAGGYRRALRAKYNLQEAPCGDCATHVCCHLCAICQEYREIRERSQGSSPVLGIPVIAAPPIQTMGMESIYPPK; the protein is encoded by the exons ATGGCTTCTGAAAGCGAGCTCTTTCTCTGTTCGTCTTTCTCGCGATCAAACCCTAACGAGCCTCGAAAGAAAG AAAGAATGAAAGCAGAAGGTGGTTATGTTCCACCTCAGTACATACCATTACAACAGGAAGACAATGAATTTGAGAGTAATGTTGTGGATGTTAGTCAACCTTCTCAGCATCTGGCTAGTCGACCGGATCCTGTACAGTGGTCTTCTGGAATTTGTGCATGCTGTGATGATATGCCCAGCT GCTGTATAGGAACCTTCTTTCCTTGCTTTCTGTTTGCCAAAAATGCAGAATTCCTGGGCTCGGGAACCTTAGCAGGGTCATGCATGACCCACTTAGTTTTGTGGGGCCTCGTCAATAGCCTATGCTGTCTGTGTACTGGAGGTATTCTGTTTGGATTAACAGGATCTGTGGTTGCTTGTTATGCTGGAGGATATCGCAGGGCATTACGGGCAAAGTATAATCTCCAG GAAGCACCCTGTGGTGACTGCGCCACGCATGTGTGCTGCCACTTGTGTGCCATCTGCCAAGAATACCGTGAGATTCGAGAGAGGTCTCAAGGATCCAGTCCGGTACTTGGCATTCCAGTGATCGCTGCTCCGCCTATTCAAACAATGGGGATGGAATCAATATATCCTCCGAAATAA
- the LOC120273240 gene encoding uncharacterized protein LOC120273240: MSSSAAIVESDTTPPAPTARTTTPVPVFIPSTVTLTTTSVPHLIRTTPATIPPIIATSPSTMFAPSEGASTGDGGSSRRFRIYVLSDRFVPHGYAIYKFITDKMKERQYKEGYTWSKIDKHTHDFYWREFKKHYYWPIEEENAIKAIWEKVYRGYYSRNLCRWHNSYKKTGKKPVWIENEIWNKWLEHWNTEEFKHKSKQASINRCSETGGNGGGVSRHLGGSKSFVEHAMDLSKTLQRTHIAFDIFYKTHVNKEGKGVDSRAHDAMQKMVETASQTLSDGSQSSPLDMDAIYLEAFGGEKKKRVYGLGSHALSLYQESLCSGATSASPPPSASMVFPEIVSKLEGTKKKMTYLEKQNQSLLQQNQKMMR, encoded by the exons ATGTCATCTTCAGCTGCTATTGTAGAGAGCGACACTACCCCCCCTGCTCCTACTGCTCGTACCACTACTCCTGTTCCTGTCTTTATACCATCTACTGTTACTCTTACTACAACTTCTGTACCTCATCTTATACGTACTACTCCAGCTACTATTCCACCAATTATAGCAACATCCCCTTCAACTATGTTTGCTCCAAGTGAGGGTGCATCTACAGGTGATGGTGGCTCTTCACGCCGGTTTCGTATTTATGTGTTGTCTGACAG GTTTGTGCCGCACGGTTATgccatttataaatttattactgACAAAATGAAGGAGAGGCAGTATAAAGAAGGATACACATGGTCCAAAATTGATAAGCACACCCATGATTTTTATTGGAGAGAGTTTAAg AAACATTATTATTGGCCCATAGAAGAAGAGAATGCTATCAAAGCAATTTGGGAAAAAGTATATCGAGGCTATTATAGTCGGAATTTATGTAGGTGGCACAACTCTTACAAGAAGACCGGCAAGAAGCCTGTTTGGATTGAAAATGAAATTTGGAACAAATGGTTGGAGCATTGGAACACAGAAGAGTTCAAGCATAAGTCCAAGCAAGCCTCCATTAATCGGTGTTCTGAGACAGGAGGCAACGGGGGTGGAGTTAGTAGGCATCTAGGAGGCTCTAAGTCATTTGTTGAGCATGCTATGGActtg aGTAAGACACTTCAGAGGACACATATTGCGTTTGATATCTTCTACAAGACTCATGTGAATAAAGAAGGCAAAGGTGTTGATTCACGAGCACAT gATGCTATGCAGAAGATGGTTGAGACTGCTTCTCAAACATTATCAGATGGCTCACAATCTTCACCGCTTGATATGGATGCTATTTACTTGGAGGCTTTTGgtggagaaaaaaagaagagagtttATGGTCTTGGTTCTCATGCATTAAGCTTGTATCAAGAGTCATTGTGTAGTGGTGCTACATCAGCTTCCCCACCACCTTCAGCATCTATGGTCTTCCCAGAGATCGTGTCTAAGTTGGAGGGCACgaaaaagaaaatgacataTTTGGAAAAGCAAAACCAAAGTTTACTACAACAGAACCAGAAGATGATGAGATAG
- the LOC120273241 gene encoding probable vacuolar amino acid transporter YPQ2 has product MGLPLKAGPPVCPSNLHCSEWARVYLSYCLCGVKDGMSLILGLISVISWGVAEVPQIVTSYREKSTEGLSIAFLMTWIVGDLFNVTGCLLEPSTLPTQFYMALLYTATTAILTAQTIYYGHIYPRLKERRRHQFHKKQQEQGEVAKEKLLGSSTSSVAIVQDSDSGSIEDQPRAPSSPIPVSVPLHHFGSAGRDLYYNQHSTIEPLIDRLTPTQSTPPLNTKRVLCVVSSVLLLLGSLNFRIPVNNRYASAHGMVVFVSRRLLQDKAVQLAIVREGASNGIGTILGWAMAAIYMGGRLPQICLNIRRGNVEGLSPFMFVFALIGNATYVGSILVNSLEWHKIKPNLPWLVDAGGCVLLDTFILIQFAYFHYRRPKDLDGE; this is encoded by the exons ATGGGGTTACCACTAAAAGCAGGACCTCCTGTTTGCCCGAGCAACCTACATTGCTCGGAATGGGCTCGGGTGTACTTGAGCTATTGTTTGTGTGGTGTGAAAGATGGCATGTCTTTGATCCTTGGACTTATCAGTGTTATCAGTTGGGGAGTTGCCGAGGTTCCTCAGATCGTCACGAGTTACAGAGAGAAATCTACGGAGGGGCTTTCCATTGCTTTTCTGATGACATGGATTGTCGG AGATCTTTTTAACGTAACCGGCTGTCTCCTAGAGCCTTCAACG CTGCCAACACAATTCTACATGGCATTG TTATACACAGCAACAACAGCTATCCTGACAGCACAAACAATATATTACGGCCATATATATCCTCgtttgaaagaaagaagacgTCATCAATTTCATAAG aaacaacaagaacaaggcGAGGTTGCAAAAGAGAAGTTGCTAGGATCGAGCACAAGTTCGGTTGCAATTGTACAAGATAGTGATTCTGGCTCTATTGAGGATCAGCCTCGAGCACCAAGTTCACCAATTCCTGTCAGTGTCCCATTACATCATTTTGGTTCGGCCGGGAGAGATTTGTACTACAA TCAGCATTCTACAATAGAGCCTTTGATTGATCGGCTTACCCCTACACAATCTACACCGCCTCTAAACACCAAAAGAGTATTGTGTGTG GTTTCTTCGGTTTTGCTTCTTTTGGGAAGCTTGAATTTCCGTATTCCTGTCAACAATAGATATGCTTCTGCTCATGGAATGGTTGTGTTTGTGAGCCGAAGGCTTTTGCAG GATAAGGCCGTTCAGTTGGCAATTGTACGAGAAGGCGCAAGTAATGGAATAGGAACTATCCTTGGCTGGGCAATGGCAGCGATATATATGGGTGGAAGGCTTCCCCaaatttgtttaaat ATACGAAGAGGCAATGTTGAG GGTCTGAGTCCTTTTATGTTCGTCTTTGCATTGATCGGCAATGCTACATATGTGGGAAG CATACTTGTGAATAGCTTGGAGTGGCataaaatcaaaccaaacctTCCATGGTTAGTAGATGCAGGTGGTTGTGTCCTTCTTGATACTTTC ATTCTCATTCAGTTTGCCTATTTCCATTATCGGAGACCGAAGGATTTGGATGGAGAATGA